In a single window of the Mustela nigripes isolate SB6536 chromosome 17, MUSNIG.SB6536, whole genome shotgun sequence genome:
- the TFPT gene encoding TCF3 fusion partner: protein MELEQREGTMAAVGFEEFSAPPGSELALPPLFGGHILESELETEVEFVSGGLGGSGLRERDEEEEAARGQHRRQRELNRRKYQALGRRCREIEQVNERVLNRLHQVQRITRRLQQERRFLMRVLDAYGDDYRASQLTIVLEDEGSQGTDAPTPGNAENEPPEKEGLSPPRRTPAPPEPGSPTPGEGPSGRKRRRAPRDGRRAGAVLSPELAPVQIKVEEDFGFEADEALDSSWVSRGPDKLLPYPTLASPPFD, encoded by the exons ATGGAactggagcagagagaggg GACCATGGCAGCTGTGGGCTTTGAAGAGTTCTCGGCACCACCAGGCTCGGAGTTGGCGCTGCCTCCACTGTTCGGCGGTCACATCTTGGAGAGCGAACTGGAGACAGAAGTGGAGTTCGTGTCTGGGGGTCTGGGCGGCTCAGGGCTCCGTGAGcgagatgaagaggaagaggccGCCCGTGGCCAGCATCGGCGCCAGCGGGAACTAAATCGTAGGAAGTACCAGGCGCTAGGGCGGCGCTGCCGGGAGATCGAGCAG GTGAACGAGCGGGTCCTGAACAGGCTCCATCAGGTGCAGAGGATAACACGGCGACTTCAGCAGGAGCGGAG GTTCCTTATGAGAGTGCTGGACGCTTATGGGGATGACTACCGCGCCAGCCAGCTGACCATTGTCCTTGAG gACGAGGGCAGCCAGGGTACAGATGCCCCCACTCCTGGCAATGCTGAAAATGAGCCTCCAGAGAAAGAGGGCCTGTCCCCGCCCCGAAGGACACCTGCACCCCCAGAACCCGGCAGCCCGACCCCCGGTGAGGGGCCCAGCGGACGCAAGAGGCGGCGAGCGCCCCGGGATGGACGCCGAGCGGGAGCCGTGTTGAGTCCAGAGCTGGCCCCGGTGCAG aTTAAGGTTGAGGAAGACTTTGGCTTTGAAGCAGATGAGGCCCTGGACTCCAGCTGGGTTTCTCGGGGGCCAGACAAACTGCTGCCATACCCCACCCTAGCCAGCCCTCCCTTTgactga
- the PRPF31 gene encoding U4/U6 small nuclear ribonucleoprotein Prp31, with the protein MSLADELLADLEEAAEEEEGGSYGEEEEEPAIEDVQEETQLDLSGDSVKSIAKLWDSKMFAEIMMKIEEYISKQAKASEVMGPVEAAPEYRVIVDANNLTVEIENELNIIHKFIRDKYSKRFPELESLVPNALDYIRTVKELGNSLDKCKNNENLQQILTNATIMVVSVTASTTQGQQLSEEELERLEEACDMALELNASKHRIYEYVESRMSFIAPNLSIIIGASTAAKIMGVAGGLTNLSKMPACNIMLLGAQRKTLSGFSSTSVLPHTGYIYHSDIVQSLPPDLRRKAARLVAAKCTLAARVDSFHESTEGKVGYELKDEIERKFDKWQEPPPVKQVKPLPAPLDGQRKKRGGRRYRKMKERLGLTEIRKQANRMSFGEIEEDAYQEDLGFSLGHLGKSGSGRVRQTQVNEATKARISKTLQRTLQKQSVVYGGKSTIRDRSSGTASSVAFTPLQGLEIVNPQAAEKKVAEANQKYFSSMAEFLKVKGEKSGIMST; encoded by the exons ATGTCCCTGGCAGATGAGCTCCTGGCTGACCTTGAGGAGgcggcagaggaggaggaaggaggaagctatggggaggaagaagaggagccAGCAATCGAAGATGTGCAGGAGGAGACGCAGCTGGATCTTTCCGGGGACTCGGTCAAGAGCATCGCCAAGCTGTGGGACAGCAAGATG TTTGCCGAGATCATGATGAAGATTGAGGAGTATATCAGCAAGCAGGCCAAGGCTTCGGAAG TGATGGGACCGGTCGAGGCAGCGCCCGAATACCGGGTCATCGTGGATGCGAACAACCTGACCGTGGAGATCGAGAATGAACTGA ACATCATCCACAAGTTCATCCGAGATAAGTACTCAAAGCGCTTCCCTGAACTGGAATCTCTGGTCCCCAACGCACTGGATTACATCCGCACAGTCAAG GAGCTGGGTAACAGCCTGGACAAGTGCAAGAACAATGAGAACCTACAGCAGATCCTGACCAACGCCACCATCATGGTCGTCAGTGTGACCGCCTCTACCACCCAGGG GCAGCAGCTGTcggaggaggagctggagcggCTGGAGGAGGCCTGCGACATGGCGCTCGAGCTGAATGCCTCTAAGCACCGCATCTACGAGTACGTGGAGTCTCGGATGTCCTTCATCGCGCCCAACCTCTCCATCATCATAGGGGCGTCCACAGCCGCCAAGATCATGG GGGTGGCGGGGGGCCTAACCAACCTCTCCAAGATGCCGGCCTGTAACATCATGCTGCTTGGGGCACAACGAAAGACGCTGTCCGGCTTCTCGTCCACATCCGTGCTGCCACACACTGGTTACATCTACCACAGCGACATCGTGCAATCTCTGCCCCCG GATCTCCGGCGGAAGGCGGCCCGGCTGGTGGCCGCCAAGTGCACGCTGGCAGCCCGTGTGGACAGTTTCCACGAGAGCACAGAAGGGAAG gTGGGCTACGAACTGAAGGACGAGATTGAGCGGAAGTTCGACAAGTGGCAGGAGCCACCACCTGTGAAGCAGGTGAAGCCACTGCCTGCGCCCCTTGACGGGCAGCGCAAGAAGCGAGGCGGCCGCAG GTACCGCAAGATGAAGGAGCGGCTAGGACTGACCGAGATCCGGAAGCAGGCCAATCGCATGAGCTTTGGAGAG ATCGAGGAGGACGCCTACCAAGAGGACCTGGGCTTCAGCCTGGGCCATCTGGGCAAGTCGGGCAGCGGGCGGGTACGGCAGACACAGGTGAACGAGGCCACCAAAGCCAGGATCTCCAAGACACTGCAG CGGACCCTGCAGAAGCAGAGCGTGGTGTATGGAGGGAAGTCCACCATCCGCGACCGCTCCTCAGGGACCGCCTCTAGCGTGGCTTTCACCCCGCTCCAG GGCCTGGAGATTGTGAACCCACAAGCAGCCGAGAAGAAGGTAGCTGAGGCCAACCAGAAGTATTTCTCCAGCATGGCGGAGTTCCTCAAGGTCAAGGGCGAGAAGAGCGGCATCATGTCCACCTGA
- the NDUFA3 gene encoding NADH dehydrogenase [ubiquinone] 1 alpha subcomplex subunit 3 gives MAGRLATFLKDAWAKEPVLVASFTIGGLAIILPAFSPFTKYAAMINQVTPYNYPVPVRDDGNMPDVPSHPQDPQGPSLEWLKNL, from the exons ATGGCCGGGA gACTCGCCACTTTCCTCAAGGATGCCTGGGCCAAGGAGCCGGTGCTGGTCGCTTCCTTCACCATCGGGGGCCTCG CTATAATTCTGCCGGCTTTCAGCCCCTTCACCAAATATGCCGCCATGATCAACCAGGTCACACCCTACAACTATCCGG TGCCCGTTCGGGATGATGGAAACATGCCTGATGTGCCCAGCCACCCTCAGGACCCCCAGGGCCCCAGCTTGGAGTGGCTGAAGAACTTGTGA